The Alteromonas stellipolaris genome includes a region encoding these proteins:
- a CDS encoding HAD family hydrolase, with translation MDLSGIKGVIFDLDGTLVESSLNFSQMRADIGCPQDEDILTFIDNMVCEQEKAKANYAILQHELVDAQNAKWLPLGKQMVDKVLANNLPIAIVTRNCREATAIKIVNNCIPIEFVLTREDAPAKPDPTALLHIAQHWQLQPEDCLYVGDFIYDQLAAENAGMQWLLV, from the coding sequence ATGGATTTAAGCGGTATTAAAGGCGTTATTTTTGATTTAGATGGTACCTTGGTTGAGTCTAGCCTTAACTTCTCGCAAATGAGAGCCGACATAGGCTGCCCGCAAGACGAAGACATTCTTACGTTTATCGACAATATGGTGTGTGAACAAGAAAAAGCGAAAGCCAACTACGCCATACTGCAACATGAATTAGTTGATGCCCAAAATGCAAAATGGCTACCCCTTGGTAAGCAAATGGTAGATAAGGTACTTGCAAACAATTTGCCCATCGCTATTGTGACCCGCAATTGTCGAGAAGCCACCGCTATTAAAATAGTTAATAATTGTATTCCCATAGAGTTTGTACTTACCCGAGAAGATGCCCCAGCCAAGCCCGACCCCACAGCACTGTTACACATAGCCCAACACTGGCAGCTACAACCCGAAGACTGCCTGTATGTGGGTGACTTTATTTACGATCAATTAGCTGCCGAAAATGCCGGTATGCAGTGGTTGTTGGTTTAG
- the treF gene encoding alpha,alpha-trehalase TreF, with the protein MALTTSGWRNCLPFFKSNLFKDVQNAALFEDSKTFADAIVLGDWQNVISQYEQQRNNEGFSLSSFVGTHFKMPDMVASRAGGAFTTVPEYVQHMWDVLTRTPDANNVDSLISLSRPYIVPGGRFREIYYWDSYFTALGLIDSGKADMVINMLENFLDILDEVGCIPNGNRAYYYTRSQPPVLALMFSLVEEKLSETQRQRAIAGIEKEYAFWMNGAQSISDTQDAKQASEHLVRMPSGALLNRYYDSEASPRPESYREDIETAEQVGAKSVEFYRHIRAACESGWDFSSRWLADENALSSIRTTEIVPVDLNALLYFVENKLARVSSEANAKKYREAATNRKQAINTYLWNEDKACFYDYHFPSATQTAVLSAAATVPLFVDLATNAQAEGVNIALKTHLLARGGIVTTANSTTQQWDAPNGWAPLQWFAVKGLLNYGFTEEASDIINRFTQTIEEHFAQTGVMLEKYNVCEPDKTASGGEYEVQLGFGWTNGVYTRFKTMQG; encoded by the coding sequence ATGGCATTAACAACAAGTGGCTGGCGAAACTGCTTGCCATTCTTTAAAAGCAATTTGTTTAAAGATGTACAAAACGCGGCTTTATTTGAAGATAGCAAAACCTTTGCCGATGCCATTGTATTAGGTGATTGGCAGAACGTGATAAGCCAATACGAGCAGCAGAGGAATAACGAGGGCTTTAGTTTGTCGTCTTTCGTTGGCACTCATTTCAAAATGCCGGATATGGTAGCGAGCCGTGCAGGGGGAGCTTTTACTACTGTGCCAGAGTATGTGCAACATATGTGGGATGTGCTTACCCGTACACCAGATGCAAACAATGTGGATAGCTTAATTAGCCTATCACGCCCATACATAGTACCTGGCGGCAGATTTCGAGAAATTTATTACTGGGATAGTTACTTTACCGCATTAGGGTTAATTGATTCTGGAAAAGCTGACATGGTAATTAACATGTTGGAAAATTTCTTAGACATATTAGATGAAGTGGGCTGTATTCCAAATGGAAATCGCGCCTATTATTACACTCGCAGTCAGCCACCTGTTCTGGCACTAATGTTTTCGTTAGTAGAGGAAAAGTTAAGTGAAACACAGCGTCAAAGGGCTATAGCTGGCATCGAAAAAGAATATGCTTTTTGGATGAATGGTGCGCAAAGCATAAGCGACACGCAAGACGCTAAGCAAGCAAGTGAACACCTAGTGCGCATGCCTAGCGGTGCTTTACTTAACCGGTATTACGATAGCGAAGCCTCGCCACGTCCGGAGTCGTACAGAGAAGACATAGAAACGGCCGAGCAGGTAGGCGCAAAATCGGTAGAGTTTTACCGCCATATAAGAGCCGCATGTGAATCAGGCTGGGATTTCAGTTCCCGCTGGCTTGCCGATGAAAACGCCCTGTCTAGTATTCGTACTACTGAAATAGTGCCTGTTGACTTGAACGCACTGCTGTATTTTGTTGAAAATAAATTAGCGCGGGTTAGCAGTGAAGCCAATGCAAAAAAATACCGTGAAGCCGCTACTAATCGAAAGCAGGCAATAAATACGTATTTGTGGAATGAAGACAAAGCCTGTTTTTACGATTACCACTTCCCCAGTGCTACGCAAACTGCTGTGCTTTCGGCAGCTGCCACCGTTCCTTTGTTTGTAGATCTTGCCACCAATGCGCAGGCTGAAGGGGTTAATATTGCCCTTAAAACTCACTTGTTAGCCCGCGGCGGAATAGTAACTACAGCCAATAGCACCACCCAGCAATGGGATGCGCCAAATGGATGGGCACCTCTGCAATGGTTTGCGGTGAAAGGGTTACTAAATTATGGTTTTACCGAGGAAGCGAGCGACATTATTAATCGCTTTACGCAAACCATTGAAGAGCATTTTGCGCAAACTGGCGTAATGCTAGAAAAGTATAACGTGTGCGAGCCTGACAAAACGGCAAGCGGTGGAGAGTACGAAGTTCAGCTAGGGTTTGGTTGGACTAACGGTGTTTATACTCGCTTTAAAACTATGCAAGGCTAA
- a CDS encoding DMT family transporter, giving the protein MGVFAALGTALCWAIAARLFRGTGNAFSPLTMNFWKGLISIAILAVVIALVQPNAYETNAVLWLLLSGFIGIGIGDTCFFKALKSIGDSQAVLVAETLAPLFTALFAMAFIGEWITWQQWVGIAVVLLSVDMVIKSRRRNTTHVFATSGYMYGVGAALCQAVGAVVSRDILGSGDIDAASAAFLRLVGGMIFVVPLIVVTRSKWLPVIESNQRVWPAFILATLLGTTAAIYLQMFAFAYAKAAVVQTLIATSALMSLGVAWVMGEKATKATLIWSIVALVGVGILVSFGTPL; this is encoded by the coding sequence ATGGGCGTATTCGCAGCACTAGGTACGGCACTTTGTTGGGCAATAGCCGCCCGTTTATTTAGGGGCACAGGTAACGCATTCTCGCCCCTTACCATGAATTTTTGGAAGGGCCTTATTTCTATCGCTATTTTGGCTGTGGTTATTGCCCTAGTGCAGCCAAACGCTTATGAAACCAATGCCGTGCTTTGGCTACTACTAAGTGGTTTCATTGGTATAGGTATTGGCGACACCTGCTTCTTTAAAGCTTTAAAATCGATTGGCGATAGCCAAGCGGTATTAGTAGCCGAAACCCTAGCGCCTTTATTTACTGCCCTTTTTGCTATGGCCTTTATTGGCGAATGGATAACCTGGCAACAATGGGTAGGTATTGCGGTAGTGCTATTGTCGGTCGACATGGTAATAAAATCGCGCAGGCGCAATACTACTCATGTATTTGCTACCTCTGGCTATATGTATGGCGTAGGTGCTGCTTTATGCCAGGCCGTAGGCGCAGTCGTTAGCCGTGACATTTTAGGCAGTGGTGATATAGATGCCGCCAGTGCTGCCTTCTTGCGCTTAGTTGGCGGTATGATTTTTGTAGTGCCGTTAATTGTCGTTACTCGCAGTAAATGGTTGCCGGTAATTGAATCCAACCAACGGGTTTGGCCTGCGTTTATACTGGCTACTTTATTAGGCACTACCGCCGCTATTTACCTTCAAATGTTTGCCTTTGCCTATGCCAAAGCTGCCGTGGTGCAAACCCTAATTGCCACCAGCGCCTTAATGTCGCTAGGCGTTGCGTGGGTGATGGGCGAAAAAGCTACGAAGGCTACGCTGATATGGTCGATTGTTGCGTTGGTGGGTGTGGGCATTTTGGTAAGCTTCGGTACGCCCTTGTAG
- a CDS encoding TonB-dependent receptor, giving the protein MKTLFTKGMLATAISLALTQTAFAQEETKQATAENTEVIVVSGTPGGAGIRKIDASFAVTNIDASDIEKLAPKSTADLFKAIPGVWVESSGGESGANVFVRGFPGGGDAPFLTIALEGSPIYPASTLSFLENSQMFRIDDTIEMVEGLRGGPNPVVSNGQPGLTTNFRLKRGGEDTEASVKYTVSDYGLNRVDLVLSGALADDLYYMVGGYVKSSDGIRDAGFSSEEGNQFTVNLTKIFDKGELNLYTRQTDDHGTWYLPTPLNVDGIDANYTQIGPLNRQATINYGPDNATSESFDFGDGRGWDGHVSGGSLKLELGGGWHLVDRFNLTKGAANTFGLVPDGSAVTVADVADNGESATGAVTGNTYDGDTPIQQIGRWVVLKDVESFTNDLAVSKSWDNFDTSFGIYSATTKAEDWWSIGNQAYYALVPGGEMLDGIACNNSAEGCGWSYDINSVGDASTFALYATSTWYATENLSIDLGLRRENHEVSYSVDEGLDGVINKALEYDENKTSWTLGANYALNDFSGVFVRMNRGYKMPYFDDFRDNWGAYTGGNDLIKEVTQGELGYKYMNDNIQFFATAFANEVKGDTFVRLPGAPAEILTNEAYGIEFDGKYNHDSGFSLSVNATLQETEITASATNEGNEAQRQPGWQVRMTPSYGFDVGDMYATVYGTFSAVDDRFGDNENTVVLEGYEKVDVGMTLEPTDALRVQLSIDNLTDEQGITEGDPRNPDSPNGRYIMPRSMKLSVSYLFF; this is encoded by the coding sequence ATGAAAACGTTGTTCACAAAAGGAATGCTAGCCACTGCAATTTCTTTAGCGTTAACCCAAACAGCCTTTGCACAAGAAGAAACAAAACAGGCTACTGCAGAAAATACTGAAGTTATTGTAGTGAGTGGAACGCCAGGCGGCGCAGGAATAAGAAAAATTGATGCAAGCTTTGCTGTCACCAATATTGATGCCAGTGACATTGAAAAATTGGCGCCTAAATCTACTGCCGATTTGTTCAAAGCCATTCCAGGGGTTTGGGTAGAAAGCTCTGGCGGTGAGTCAGGTGCAAACGTATTTGTTCGAGGCTTTCCAGGCGGCGGCGATGCACCTTTCCTTACCATTGCACTAGAAGGCTCACCTATTTACCCCGCCTCTACATTGTCATTCTTAGAAAACTCTCAAATGTTTAGAATAGACGACACCATTGAAATGGTGGAAGGCTTACGTGGTGGCCCTAACCCTGTAGTGAGTAACGGCCAACCCGGTTTAACCACAAACTTTCGCTTAAAACGCGGCGGTGAAGATACTGAAGCCAGCGTGAAATATACGGTATCTGATTACGGTTTGAATCGGGTTGATCTTGTACTTAGCGGTGCACTAGCCGACGATCTTTACTACATGGTAGGCGGTTACGTAAAAAGTTCTGATGGTATTCGCGATGCTGGGTTTAGCTCTGAAGAGGGTAACCAATTCACGGTAAATCTAACCAAAATTTTCGATAAAGGTGAGTTGAACCTTTATACCCGTCAAACTGACGATCACGGCACATGGTACTTACCTACCCCGCTTAATGTAGATGGCATTGATGCAAACTATACGCAAATAGGTCCGTTAAACCGTCAAGCCACCATCAACTACGGTCCAGACAATGCTACCTCTGAGTCTTTCGACTTTGGCGATGGTCGCGGCTGGGATGGTCATGTGAGTGGTGGTAGCTTAAAGCTTGAATTAGGTGGCGGCTGGCATTTAGTTGACCGATTCAACCTGACTAAAGGCGCAGCAAACACCTTTGGCTTAGTGCCAGATGGTTCTGCTGTTACCGTTGCCGATGTGGCTGATAATGGTGAAAGCGCTACAGGTGCGGTTACTGGAAACACCTACGACGGCGACACCCCTATTCAACAAATTGGCCGTTGGGTTGTACTGAAAGACGTTGAGTCATTCACTAACGACTTAGCCGTATCTAAATCATGGGACAACTTCGATACCTCTTTTGGTATTTATAGCGCAACCACCAAAGCAGAAGACTGGTGGAGCATTGGTAACCAAGCTTACTATGCATTAGTGCCTGGCGGCGAAATGCTTGACGGTATAGCTTGTAATAACAGTGCTGAAGGCTGTGGCTGGAGCTACGATATAAACTCGGTAGGCGATGCCAGCACATTTGCACTGTACGCCACTAGCACTTGGTACGCCACTGAAAACTTAAGCATCGACTTAGGGCTTCGTCGTGAAAACCATGAAGTAAGCTATTCAGTAGATGAAGGCTTAGATGGCGTAATAAACAAAGCATTAGAGTATGACGAAAACAAAACCTCGTGGACGTTAGGCGCTAACTACGCGCTCAATGACTTTAGCGGCGTGTTTGTTCGTATGAACCGTGGCTACAAGATGCCTTATTTCGATGACTTTCGTGATAACTGGGGTGCTTATACAGGCGGTAACGATTTAATTAAAGAAGTTACCCAAGGCGAGCTTGGCTATAAATACATGAATGACAACATTCAGTTTTTTGCCACTGCGTTTGCCAACGAAGTCAAAGGCGATACCTTTGTACGTCTTCCAGGTGCACCGGCTGAAATTTTAACAAACGAAGCTTACGGTATTGAGTTTGACGGAAAGTACAACCACGACTCAGGTTTCTCACTTAGCGTAAATGCAACGCTTCAAGAAACTGAAATTACGGCAAGCGCAACCAATGAAGGTAATGAAGCCCAGCGTCAGCCTGGTTGGCAAGTACGTATGACCCCAAGCTATGGTTTCGACGTAGGCGATATGTATGCCACAGTATACGGTACTTTTTCAGCCGTAGACGACCGCTTTGGCGATAACGAAAATACAGTAGTGTTAGAAGGATATGAAAAAGTTGATGTGGGTATGACACTTGAGCCTACCGATGCCCTTCGCGTTCAACTGTCTATAGATAACCTAACAGACGAACAAGGTATTACCGAAGGCGATCCTAGAAACCCTGATTCACCTAACGGGCGCTACATCATGCCAAGAAGCATGAAGCTTAGCGTGTCATACCTGTTCTTTTAA
- a CDS encoding MFS transporter, with the protein MSRLLIIAAIAVSYYVFAILLNSVGTVILQSINSFDVSKPEASTLEGFKDLSIALVSFLVASFIPRIGYKVSMLFGLILVAALCAITPNVGSFWVIKLLFAGIGTAFALVKVSVYAIIGQLSSSTKTHSSLMNTIEGIFMLGVLSGYWVFAAFIDPTNEASLSWMNVYYLIAALVAVTILLVLAAPIQKPEVNKEVGVGTAFIDMLKLAYKPLVLIFIISVFLYVLIEQGIGSWLPTFNREVLGLPTQVSIQITSIFAVALAVGRLLAGVVLARVSWYPFMNACLVGMAAVMLLSLPLAEKVDENLIASWVDAPIAAYLIPLIGLMMAPIYPVINSVMLSALPKVQHAPMTGLIVVFSALGGTTGSIITGYVFEAMGGQQAFYLSLIPIGALLATLFFFKRATSSIVLKDTA; encoded by the coding sequence ATGTCCCGATTGTTGATTATCGCTGCAATAGCCGTTAGCTATTATGTGTTTGCCATACTGCTAAACAGTGTGGGTACGGTTATTTTGCAATCGATAAACAGTTTCGATGTGTCGAAACCAGAAGCCAGCACCCTCGAAGGATTTAAAGACTTATCCATTGCGTTGGTATCTTTTCTTGTTGCGAGTTTCATTCCCCGCATTGGCTACAAAGTATCAATGCTATTCGGCCTTATTCTGGTGGCTGCACTTTGCGCTATTACGCCTAATGTTGGCAGCTTCTGGGTTATAAAACTCTTATTCGCGGGCATAGGCACAGCCTTTGCGTTAGTAAAAGTGTCGGTATACGCCATTATTGGCCAACTCTCTTCTAGCACCAAAACGCATAGCTCGCTGATGAATACCATTGAAGGTATTTTCATGTTGGGTGTACTTTCTGGCTATTGGGTGTTTGCTGCCTTTATCGACCCCACAAATGAAGCATCTCTTTCGTGGATGAATGTGTATTACTTAATTGCCGCTCTAGTTGCCGTAACGATTTTATTGGTGCTAGCCGCGCCCATTCAAAAACCAGAGGTAAACAAGGAAGTAGGGGTAGGTACAGCGTTTATCGATATGCTTAAACTTGCCTATAAACCTTTAGTGCTCATCTTTATTATTTCAGTGTTTCTCTACGTTCTGATTGAGCAGGGGATAGGCTCTTGGTTGCCAACGTTCAACCGAGAAGTATTGGGTTTACCTACCCAAGTGAGTATTCAAATTACCAGTATTTTCGCCGTAGCACTTGCTGTTGGCCGCCTATTAGCCGGAGTGGTGCTAGCAAGAGTAAGTTGGTATCCCTTCATGAACGCCTGTTTAGTGGGGATGGCCGCCGTCATGCTATTAAGCTTGCCTTTAGCTGAAAAGGTAGATGAGAACCTTATTGCTAGCTGGGTAGATGCACCAATAGCGGCGTACCTTATTCCGCTCATTGGGTTAATGATGGCACCCATTTACCCTGTTATTAATTCTGTAATGTTAAGTGCATTGCCCAAAGTACAACACGCCCCTATGACAGGCCTAATCGTGGTGTTCTCTGCCCTTGGCGGTACCACTGGCTCTATTATTACCGGCTATGTATTTGAAGCAATGGGCGGGCAGCAAGCGTTCTATTTATCGCTTATTCCCATAGGTGCATTGCTTGCTACCCTGTTCTTTTTTAAACGAGCAACATCTTCAATAGTGTTAAAGGATACCGCGTAA
- a CDS encoding LacI family DNA-binding transcriptional regulator: MSSETKLTLAKLAKLAGVSTSTASRALKDNPLIKQETRLKVQALAKEHNYSVNAAASRLRTQKTHVIAVILNLIDHTEQSTTDPFLLKLVGELNQALNAKGYELLLSNSFMASDDWANYFIHSQRADGMIVIGQGKSTKKIDRAAEAGVPIVVWGDPKSEANYPIVGGDNYQGGFDATTHLLQKGAKRVLFLGDAEHAEMQERYKGYLQAHQNANISVSSDCTCTIDITSKAAYEYINQRVKANGLDFDGIVCSSDMVALGALKALKERYVGIPSDVGIVGYDDISLAELMHPALTTIRQNTQQAASAMVEQLLRQFEGLQTASYVVDTQLVVRRSSKHD, translated from the coding sequence TTGAGTTCAGAAACAAAATTAACGTTAGCCAAGCTAGCAAAGTTAGCTGGGGTTTCTACCTCTACAGCTTCAAGAGCGCTAAAGGATAATCCGCTAATTAAGCAAGAAACACGGCTTAAAGTGCAGGCCTTGGCAAAGGAGCACAATTACAGCGTGAATGCGGCTGCTAGTAGGCTACGTACACAAAAAACTCATGTTATCGCAGTAATTTTAAACTTAATTGATCATACCGAACAAAGCACCACCGATCCGTTCTTGCTGAAACTGGTAGGGGAGTTGAACCAAGCGCTTAACGCCAAAGGCTACGAGCTGCTGCTATCAAATTCTTTTATGGCATCGGATGATTGGGCGAATTACTTTATTCACAGTCAGCGCGCCGATGGAATGATTGTAATTGGGCAGGGGAAGTCGACTAAGAAAATTGACCGTGCCGCCGAAGCCGGTGTTCCAATTGTTGTGTGGGGCGACCCTAAAAGTGAAGCTAACTATCCTATTGTTGGCGGAGATAATTACCAAGGTGGATTCGACGCCACCACGCACCTGCTACAAAAGGGCGCCAAGCGTGTGTTGTTTTTAGGTGATGCAGAGCACGCCGAGATGCAAGAGCGTTATAAGGGCTATTTGCAAGCGCATCAAAATGCCAATATTTCAGTGAGCAGCGATTGTACCTGCACTATCGATATAACGTCTAAAGCGGCCTACGAGTATATAAATCAAAGAGTAAAAGCGAACGGCTTAGATTTCGACGGTATCGTGTGTTCAAGCGACATGGTAGCGCTTGGCGCACTTAAAGCGTTGAAAGAGCGCTACGTTGGTATTCCAAGCGATGTGGGTATTGTCGGCTACGACGATATTTCGCTAGCTGAACTTATGCATCCGGCGCTAACAACCATACGCCAAAACACCCAGCAAGCCGCATCAGCTATGGTAGAGCAATTGCTTCGCCAGTTTGAAGGCCTACAAACAGCAAGTTACGTAGTAGATACCCAACTTGTGGTTCGCCGTTCAAGTAAACACGATTAA